One Ranitomeya variabilis isolate aRanVar5 chromosome 5, aRanVar5.hap1, whole genome shotgun sequence DNA window includes the following coding sequences:
- the LOC143777159 gene encoding uncharacterized protein LOC143777159, producing MHPHHPSDALRPTPKVCFDINNLRLDPHRHNNFGMDERKALQNLKHNKDFVVREADKGGNVVLWPHEMYTGEILRQLQRSDCYVLLPSDPTEFFKDKIDHLINRALQENIVTKKEADFLTTPTPIIPTFYALPKVHKSLTVPPDTAIDFLDLKLSIEDSCITCSLFRKTTATNSLLHFNSFHPGHLKNGIPRGQFLRLRRNCSSNVDFEAQARELSMRFKNRSYPRRIISQAYQHARSTERQSLLTKKVREPLSSLPLITTFNNQWSDVRDILSNNWAILANDKKILPFISKSPNMVARRAKNLRDNLCHSHYQRPPTKLNRGTKTFGSYPCGRCNICQFMTAQDGYSISVLSFQIRPKEFFTCRSRNIVDAIFCGCPKIYVGQTTQELRRRMQQHLSSISTASKDREKNKILTSVASHFLDIHGGKVAGFGIGPY from the exons atgcatccgcatcatccctcggatgcgctccgtccaacccctaaGGTATGTTTTGATATCAACAATTTGCGATTGGATCCTCATAGGCACAATAATTTTGGCATGGACGAAAGAAAGGCCCTGCAGAACTTAAAACATAACAAGGATTTTGTAGTGCGCGAggccgataaagggggcaatgtggttctCTGGCCCCACGAGATGTACACGGGCGAAATATTGCGTCAACTGCAGAGGTCCGATTGTTACGTTTTGTTACCCTCTGATCCCACGGAGTTTTTTAAGGATAAAATTGATCATCTAATTAACAGGGCCCTCCAGGAGAATATTGTGACGAAAAAGGAAGCGGACTTCTTGACCACTCCTACGCCTATCATCCCGACTTTTTATGCACTCCCTAAAGTGCACAAATCTCTCACCGTACCACCAG ATACAGCAATAGACTTTTTGGACCTTAAACTATCCATTGAGGATTCTTGCATTACCTGTAGCCTCTTTCGGAAGACAACTGCCACCAACAGCTTACTACATTTCAACAGCTTCCATCCTGGACATCTAAAAAATGGAATTCCGAGGGGCCAATTCCTCCGTTTAAGGAGAAATTGCAGCTCAAATGTGGACTTTGAGGCACAGGCAAGAGAATTATCTATGCGCTTCAAAAACAGGAGTTACCCCCGCAGAATCATTTCCCAAGCTTATCAACATGCCCGAAGCACCGAGAGACAGAGTCTGTTGACCAAGAAGGTACGTGAACCCCTCTCTTCGCTACCTCTGATTACCACATTTAACAACCAGTGGTCTGATGTCCGCGACATCTTATCCAACAATTGGGCTATCCTTGCAAATGATAAGAAGATTTTGCCCTTTATTTCTAAATCTCCCAATATGGTAGCAAGAAGAGCCAAGAATCTAAGGGACAATTTATGCCATAGCCATTATCAGCGACCACCCACTAAATTGAATCGGGGGACAAAAACCTTTGGTTCATATCCATGTGGGCGCTGCAATATCTGCCAATTTATGACTGCACAGGATGGCTATTCAATTTCAGTTTTATCTTTTCAGATACGCCCTAAGGAATTCTTTACGTGTAGGTCACGGAATATCGTAGATGCAATCTTTTGCGGCTGCCCCAAAATTTACGTTGGACAGACCACCCAAGAACTTCGGAGGAGGATGCAACAGCATCTCTCCAGCATTTCCACAGCATCTAAAGATCGTGAGAAGAATAAAATACTCACCTCAGTGGCATCCCATTTCCTAGATATACATGGAGGAAAAGTGGCTGGGTTTGGAATCGGTCCATACTAA